The following proteins are encoded in a genomic region of Cricetulus griseus strain 17A/GY chromosome 7, alternate assembly CriGri-PICRH-1.0, whole genome shotgun sequence:
- the Neurod2 gene encoding neurogenic differentiation factor 2 isoform X2 yields the protein MLTRLFSEPGLLSDVPKFASWGDGDDDEPRSDKGDAPPQPPPAPGSGAPGPARASKPVSLRGEEVPEAALAEVKEEGELGGEEEEEEEEEEGLDEAEGERPKKRGPKKRKMTKARLERSKLRRQKANARERNRMHDLNAALDNLRKVVPCYSKTQKLSKIETLRLAKNYIWALSEILRSGKRPDLVSYVQTLCKGLSQPTTNLVAGCLQLNSRNFLTEQGADGAGRFHGSGGPFAMHPYPYPCSRLAGAQCQAAGGLGGGAAHALRTHGYCAAYETLYAAAGGGGASPDYNSSEYEGPLSPPLCLNGNFSLKQDSSPDHEKSYHYSMHYSALPGSRPAGHGLVFGSSAVRGGVHSENLLSYDMHLHHDRGPMYEELNAFFHN from the coding sequence ATGCTGACCCGCCTGTTCAGCGAGCCCGGCCTTCTCTCGGACGTGCCCAAGTTCGCCAGCTGGGGCGACGGCGACGACGACGAGCCGAGAAGCGACAAGGGCGACGCGCCACCGCAGCCACCTCCGGCTCCCGGGTCGGGGGCTCCAGGACCCGCTCGGGCCTCCAAGCCAGTGTCCCTTCGTGGAGAAGAGGTCCCCGAAGCCGCGTTGGCCGAAGTCAAGGAGGAAGGCGAGCTGggtggtgaggaggaggaggaagaggaggaggaggaagggttgGACGAAGCGGAAGGCGAGCGGCCCAAGAAGCGCGGGCCGAAGAAACGCAAGATGACCAAGGCGCGTCTGGAGCGCTCCAAGCTGCGGCGACAGAAGGCCAACGCGCGGGAGCGCAACCGCATGCACGACCTGAACGCCGCGCTGGACAACCTGCGCAAGGTGGTACCCTGCTACTCCAAGACGCAGAAGCTGTCCAAGATCGAGACGCTGCGCCTGGCCAAGAACTACATCTGGGCTCTCTCGGAGATCTTGCGCTCCGGAAAGCGGCCGGATCTGGTGTCCTACGTGCAGACTCTGTGCAAGGGGCTGTCGCAACCCACTACAAATCTGGTGGCTGGCTGCCTGCAGCTCAACTCTCGTAACTTCCTCACAGAGCAGGGCGCGGACGGCGCCGGCCGCTTTCACGGCTCGGGTGGCCCGTTCGCCATGCACCCGTACCCGTACCCGTGCTCCCGCTTGGCGGGCGCACAGTGCCAGGCGGCCGGCGGCCTGGGCGGAGGCGCTGCGCACGCCCTGCGGACCCACGGCTACTGCGCCGCCTATGAGACGCTATACGCGGCGGCGGGTGGCGGTGGCGCCAGCCCGGACTACAACAGCTCCGAGTACGAGGGCCCGCTCAGCCCCCCACTCTGTCTCAACGGCAACTTCTCACTCAAGCAGGACTCGTCTCCCGACCACGAGAAGAGCTACCACTACTCTATGCACTACTCGGCGCTGCCCGGCTCGCGGCCCGCGGGCCACGGGTTGGTCTTTGGCTCGTCGGCGGTGCGCGGGGGCGTCCACTCCGAGAATCTCTTGTCTTACGATATGCACCTTCACCACGACCGGGGCCCCATGTACGAGGAGCTCAACGCGTTTTTCCATAACTGA